The genomic stretch TTTTGCCTTCTTTTGCATCGAGAAATTTTTCTTCAAAAACATGAAGTTGGGTTTCTCTCCCGTATAATTTTTTGGGAATTTGGAATCGAGAGGATTTATCATTCTTTGCAAGTTCCATTTGGAACTGATTTAAAGATTCTCTTCCATTTTCCAAAAGAACGGATTGGATCGCAGAGAGGTCAGATAATAAACCCGTTGCTGTTTGGTATCGATCTTCTGGATTTTTCTCCAGAAGTTTCATAATTAAATCAGAAACAATTTTTGGTGCTCCACTTCTTTCCTTTGGAGAAAGCGGAGTTTTTGCCAAGTGTGCATGCACCATTTCCAAACTATCAGTGTATAAAAATGGGAGGTCCCCTGTGATTAACTGATATAAGGTGACACCGAAGGAATAAAAATCTGTTCTATAATCAACTGTACGGTTCATCCGACCAGTTTGTTCGGGTGAAATATGCGCCAGTGTTCCGGTTAAATTTTGATTCATCGGAAGATAAAAACTACGATGAGTCAAAAGTGTCGCAGAACCAAAATCGATAATCTTTAAAGCTCCAGTGTCTGGATTATAAATGATGTTTTGAGCTTTAATATCGTTATGAACAATTTTTGCCTTATGGATATCAACAAGTGCCTTACATACTTCAATAGAGATATTTAGGAAAGTTGCAATATTGCTATACTTTCCACTTAACTGTAATTTTGCGAGGTCTGTAAAACCTACATTTGGAAATACAATGGCTACCGTATTTTGATATGTTTCTAAATCTAGTGGTCTTAAAGTATAAGGTGAATCGACAGAACGTAGAATTTCAAATTCGTTTTTAAAACGTGTGATTTCGTGGTTATCTGGATAATCGCGATTCAATAGTTTGATCACGACAGGTTCTCCAGACGAAGATTCTCCCGAATATACGGAACTTCTTTTTCCTAAGTGAAGTTCCCTTAACGCTTTATATTTTCCTACAGTGAACACAAAAAATCCTATCTTGCTGTTTTACCGCCGTCTACCGGTATCACTGCTCCAGTGATAAAAGCAGCTCCATCTGTAGACAACCATACGCAAGTTTTTGCAACTTCTTCTGGAGTTGCCATTCGACCCAATGCATAAGATTTCATTCTTTCTTTTTTTACTTCTTCAGGGTTCGGAACATTGGCATAAAATACATCATCCATTTCTGTTTGGATCCCGCCTGGACAAAGTGCCACCACTCGAATTCCGGCAGAACCATATTCCAGAGCTGCCGATTTAGTCAGTCCAATGATTCCGTGTTTTGTCATTGAATAAGGACCAGCTTTTTCTTTGCCTCTGACACCGAGGGCAGAAGAGACATTGATAATGACCCCACCTTTTCCTTGAGTCAAAAGTTGTTTTAACTCGAATTGCATTGAGAGAAAAGTTCCTTTCAAATTGACATCCATTACTGAGTCAAAAATATCCAATGGATAATCAGCAGTTGCTTTTAAAACACCAGAAATCCCTGCGTTATTCACGGCAACATCAACAGAACCATACTTAGTTACAATTGATTCAACAAAATTACGAACTGCTTCCGATTGTGTGACATCACAACGGACAAACATCCCCGTGCCACCTTGTTTTTCAAGAAGGGCAAGCGTCTCTTCACCTTCTTGTTTTCTTCTTCCGCAAAATCCAACCACATAACCAGCGTTTGCAAATTCTAAAACAATTGCTCTCCCAAGACCAGAAGTGCCGCCAGTCACTAGTGCTACTTTTTTTCCACTCATTGGATTTCCCTTTCTTCGATCAAACGTCCATAACGATTGATTGCTTCCTTTACATTTGCCTGATCCAATTCAGAAATCGATTCAAAACGAAATCCAGCAAAAAAGGTGTCTTCATTATTATCGTCTTCTTTCACCCATAATAAAATACAAGTTCCATGAACGAAACCTACAATATCAAAATGCATAAAAAACTCTAGTTGCTCGCTATTGGCCAAATCACCCGGATGAATCCCTGAGCACCGCACCATAAACCCAGAACTAGAGATATTTTCGATGGTGGAGACGATATTTCTCCCATTTTCCCTAACCGAAATATTGTTTTTGAACTGATCCAAAATGCGAAATCTCGGGTCGATTTCATAAACTTCTTCCTGCGTGCTTTTTAGGCGTTTGTATACTTTTAAAGGCAAAATACTTGCTGCCATTTCAATCCGAGTGATTTCCTGATTTTCCTGATACGCAGTGATTTCTAATTTCGAGTAATTCCAATACCCAACCTTACTATTTTTAGTCTCCAATGCTTTGGCTCTCAATTTGATGGGCATGTTCATCTTGGCGTACTGAAAAAACTCTGAATTTAAGTATAACAATAAGAAGGTGACTCCTTCAAAAGGGACCTTCCCGTACATATGGTTACAAGCAATTCCAAACTGCCTCGCAGCTTCCACAATCTGCATACCTGAAATATGTTTCAAATTGGGAGGTGAAAAAAACTTGTGAGTTGGCGGGATATAAAGATTCGCAAAAAATGTATCTTTTTTAGGAATCTCTTCAATTGGCTCGAAGATTGCAGATATCTTTGACTTCTCTACGTTCCCAACGTAATAATCCCTCCGTTTAATGATCTGCAAAATTTTAATTTCATCTGCTTCCGTAACTTTATCGTTTAA from Leptospira bourretii encodes the following:
- a CDS encoding SDR family NAD(P)-dependent oxidoreductase, with product MSGKKVALVTGGTSGLGRAIVLEFANAGYVVGFCGRRKQEGEETLALLEKQGGTGMFVRCDVTQSEAVRNFVESIVTKYGSVDVAVNNAGISGVLKATADYPLDIFDSVMDVNLKGTFLSMQFELKQLLTQGKGGVIINVSSALGVRGKEKAGPYSMTKHGIIGLTKSAALEYGSAGIRVVALCPGGIQTEMDDVFYANVPNPEEVKKERMKSYALGRMATPEEVAKTCVWLSTDGAAFITGAVIPVDGGKTAR
- a CDS encoding AfsA-related hotdog domain-containing protein; this encodes MKVFEKEELPAVLPLDKRYTRTYYQDDSFVSNIRRALPRMITTVVMEEHIFPKISHEEIDFLLQYYAKRQDTSGNYYQLKTIPYRIRKESAERILAEAEVDETQRDFISTFYHFDTNLQQYVLNDKVTEADEIKILQIIKRRDYYVGNVEKSKISAIFEPIEEIPKKDTFFANLYIPPTHKFFSPPNLKHISGMQIVEAARQFGIACNHMYGKVPFEGVTFLLLYLNSEFFQYAKMNMPIKLRAKALETKNSKVGYWNYSKLEITAYQENQEITRIEMAASILPLKVYKRLKSTQEEVYEIDPRFRILDQFKNNISVRENGRNIVSTIENISSSGFMVRCSGIHPGDLANSEQLEFFMHFDIVGFVHGTCILLWVKEDDNNEDTFFAGFRFESISELDQANVKEAINRYGRLIEEREIQ